A genome region from Actinomycetota bacterium includes the following:
- a CDS encoding LCP family protein — MSRYRAKRTRNKQKYLRKRRRRVFIWAAAVLLIIAALIVGLFALIGFDYRNIPFLKKQAVGPVYKQPAERVTALIIGVKDTSVGEEADAFLLATYDPKTKKLDVISMPKNLMVEIPGKGAGDLKQAYTTGKISLSKATVEYLTGVKINHYFKVSEKALARIVTELGGVTVAGKKLNGEGVTDYLSPNTADEKEIDRLGRQNKFITALKTKAAGADVFDKLLSILPKLRGAYDTDIGAAQVESVIMASVTTTASNFKVATLPVKEVLVDQKYYYQPEKTAVDAMITRIFYSDKSNTAKNLRVRVLNGAGDPGIATEVAEKLINKDYRVVDTKNADNFDYAETQIIIYASSAQKTALADKIKDILGVGKIVINNLPQDVADVTVIVGKDYVNKNKAYTLTKKVEVLNGAGRSGLAQTYADKLKAGGYDVVNTGNADRNDYSTTVITVYVDNTVVRKMAEDIKILLGAGEIKTAATPRTDIEVGIILGKDL; from the coding sequence ATGTCGAGATACCGGGCCAAACGGACCCGGAACAAACAAAAATATCTTCGTAAGCGCAGACGCCGCGTCTTTATTTGGGCCGCGGCTGTTTTGCTTATTATTGCCGCCTTGATTGTCGGTTTGTTCGCGCTAATCGGTTTTGATTATAGAAATATACCGTTCTTGAAAAAGCAGGCCGTCGGACCGGTTTACAAGCAACCGGCGGAACGCGTGACCGCTTTGATTATCGGGGTGAAGGACACATCTGTAGGAGAAGAAGCGGACGCGTTCTTGCTGGCCACCTATGATCCCAAAACAAAGAAACTTGACGTGATTTCGATGCCCAAGAATCTCATGGTCGAGATTCCAGGGAAAGGCGCTGGGGACCTAAAGCAGGCTTACACGACCGGAAAAATCTCTCTGAGCAAAGCTACTGTTGAGTACCTGACGGGCGTAAAGATAAATCACTATTTTAAGGTTAGCGAGAAAGCTTTGGCGAGGATTGTTACCGAGCTGGGCGGTGTTACGGTCGCCGGTAAGAAGCTGAACGGGGAAGGGGTAACCGATTATCTCAGCCCGAACACGGCTGATGAAAAGGAGATCGACCGTTTGGGCCGGCAGAATAAGTTCATCACCGCGCTAAAGACCAAGGCCGCCGGCGCGGACGTTTTTGACAAGTTGCTGTCTATACTCCCGAAGCTTAGGGGCGCTTATGATACGGACATCGGGGCGGCTCAAGTTGAAAGCGTGATCATGGCCTCCGTTACCACCACCGCGAGTAATTTCAAGGTGGCCACACTACCGGTCAAGGAAGTTCTGGTGGACCAGAAATATTACTATCAACCGGAAAAAACCGCGGTCGACGCCATGATAACCAGGATATTTTACTCAGACAAGAGCAACACGGCTAAGAACCTCAGGGTGCGCGTATTGAATGGAGCGGGCGACCCCGGTATCGCAACGGAGGTAGCGGAAAAGCTTATCAACAAGGATTACAGGGTTGTCGACACAAAGAACGCGGACAACTTCGACTATGCGGAAACCCAGATTATTATTTACGCCAGCAGCGCGCAAAAGACGGCGTTGGCCGATAAGATTAAAGACATACTTGGCGTCGGCAAAATCGTAATCAACAACCTGCCGCAGGATGTAGCGGACGTTACCGTTATTGTCGGGAAGGACTACGTCAACAAAAACAAAGCCTACACGCTTACTAAGAAGGTTGAGGTCTTGAACGGAGCGGGACGCTCCGGGCTGGCCCAGACTTACGCGGACAAATTGAAAGCCGGCGGATACGACGTCGTCAACACAGGAAACGCTGACCGGAATGACTATAGCACGACTGTCATAACGGTATACGTGGATAACACGGTGGTTCGTAAAATGGCCGAAGACATTAAAATTCTTCTAGGGGCGGGAGAGATTAAGACCGCCGCTACGCCAAGGACTGATATCGAAGTCGGGATAATACTCGGGAAGGACCTCTAG
- the nadD gene encoding nicotinate-nucleotide adenylyltransferase, which yields MSPKKLVESHRLGLMGGSFNPIHYGHLTAAEEAIARFNLDKIIFIPCGKPPHKDVSALAPAEDRYLMTAIAIANDPRFEVSRYEIDKPGPSYTIDTMRHFKEELPDTEFYFITGADAALELDTWREPEQIYKYGHLIGATRPGYTVDKAPAVAERVIWMEIPALGVSSTDIRQRLRDNLPVTNLLPAGVLEYIKSRSLYQG from the coding sequence ATGTCGCCAAAAAAGCTGGTTGAGTCCCACCGACTCGGCCTTATGGGCGGGTCGTTTAATCCAATCCACTACGGCCATCTGACCGCCGCCGAAGAAGCCATCGCCCGGTTCAATCTGGACAAGATAATATTCATTCCATGTGGGAAACCGCCGCACAAAGACGTAAGCGCGTTGGCGCCGGCCGAAGACAGATATTTGATGACGGCGATTGCTATCGCAAACGATCCTCGTTTTGAAGTCTCCAGGTACGAAATAGACAAACCGGGGCCATCTTATACTATTGATACAATGCGGCACTTCAAGGAGGAGCTGCCGGATACTGAATTCTATTTCATTACCGGAGCCGACGCCGCGCTGGAGCTTGACACCTGGCGTGAACCCGAGCAGATTTATAAATACGGCCACTTGATAGGCGCTACCCGTCCAGGATACACTGTTGACAAAGCTCCTGCGGTCGCCGAACGCGTGATTTGGATGGAAATTCCGGCGCTGGGGGTCTCGTCGACGGATATACGTCAGCGATTGCGGGACAATCTTCCGGTGACGAATCTGCTGCCGGCGGGTGTTCTGGAGTATATTAAGAGTAGGAGTCTATACCAAGGGTAG
- a CDS encoding HEAT repeat domain-containing protein, translated as MDDGMRVLNRLVEQLHDSDSIIRENSAYLLGEMALEAKALSHNTLKSMEQLEGLNILANPKNTAIVVKELIKGLVDVDPWVRGNAADALGKIGSIEAVVPLSALQKDKDKVVRYSATEAIGSIGSAESVDYLIEALLDEEWSVRLIAAKSLERIPNKRAESALKKTAKDSNADVRQRSLSALAKLPA; from the coding sequence TTGGACGACGGCATGAGGGTTCTAAACAGACTGGTTGAGCAACTCCACGATTCGGATTCTATTATCCGCGAGAATAGCGCGTACTTATTGGGCGAAATGGCTTTAGAGGCTAAGGCGTTATCACACAATACTCTGAAGAGTATGGAACAGCTTGAAGGATTAAACATACTGGCAAATCCGAAAAACACAGCTATTGTTGTCAAAGAACTAATTAAAGGGTTGGTTGACGTTGACCCATGGGTTAGAGGGAATGCAGCCGACGCATTAGGGAAAATTGGCAGCATCGAAGCGGTTGTACCGTTATCTGCCCTTCAAAAAGACAAAGATAAAGTAGTTAGATACAGCGCAACAGAGGCGATAGGTAGTATCGGAAGCGCCGAGTCTGTTGATTACCTGATAGAGGCATTGTTAGATGAGGAATGGAGCGTCAGGTTGATTGCGGCAAAATCTTTGGAAAGAATTCCTAACAAGCGGGCTGAGTCGGCGCTGAAGAAAACTGCAAAAGACTCAAATGCCGATGTGAGACAAAGATCCTTATCGGCATTGGCAAAACTACCAGCCTAG
- a CDS encoding diguanylate cyclase: protein MDVIFLLTVALTVMASFGIAFIVALNRPRSRLHVNFAVLACAIGLWSLGILMMWSSPSTQLALFWARLSGIGLVFIPSAFLNFVLEFQESFGSTKISHAFDVTLYAGSSVFATTTFTPYFYRAATYVKGGFYVLPGLLSRVFDALFIMIMLISVYILLRELRLTDGAKRNQAKWIFFAAAIAITSGIVNIMPLYGIWLIFPLGHFGIAASILLVAYAILKQRLTRLDIIVKRSAAYSILTAMIAVGYVASTFITQTMFQNLTGYKSLAPVALMALAVALTFEPVQRNVQRYLDTVFFKTHYEYQDAISGFSKMVVKILDLDELLHKTAATIKDTLKLSYVEVFLHDSERREFSIAAFAGKDESFIGETRYGEDNNLAAKLRSNGNRVIMGVDKPVNVYISLFVKNELIGFLVLGEKLSGDVYTPNDIDLLSTLADQLSIAVENARLYRAAVTDKVSRLFSGTYFYDRLEEELARSKEHKTSLGVLMLDIDGFTLINDREGSAVADYIISAIGAEIENEIRPYDIAARVGDDEFAIMLPGVQRDEIHFWESKMQASVARLRINGETGLVTVSAGSAFTENGLKPSRRLLNEAKRDLIQTKSRRNASGLYS from the coding sequence ATGGATGTAATATTCTTGCTTACGGTAGCGCTAACCGTTATGGCGTCATTTGGAATCGCTTTTATTGTTGCGCTCAATAGACCTCGTAGTCGATTACACGTCAATTTCGCAGTACTTGCATGTGCGATAGGTTTGTGGAGTCTAGGAATTCTGATGATGTGGTCTAGTCCGTCGACACAATTGGCGCTGTTTTGGGCTCGACTATCTGGTATTGGCCTTGTTTTTATTCCCTCAGCGTTTCTCAACTTTGTTCTAGAGTTTCAAGAATCATTTGGTTCAACAAAGATTAGCCATGCGTTCGACGTGACACTCTATGCGGGAAGCAGCGTTTTCGCTACTACAACGTTCACACCATATTTTTATAGAGCTGCAACTTATGTAAAAGGCGGGTTTTATGTTCTGCCGGGTTTGTTGAGCCGCGTTTTTGATGCTCTATTCATTATGATAATGCTGATCAGCGTTTACATACTTTTACGTGAATTACGTTTAACTGACGGGGCAAAAAGGAATCAGGCAAAATGGATATTTTTTGCAGCAGCGATTGCCATTACAAGCGGTATTGTCAATATTATGCCACTCTATGGGATTTGGCTTATCTTTCCACTTGGTCATTTTGGCATCGCGGCATCCATCTTACTCGTAGCTTACGCAATTTTAAAACAAAGGTTAACGAGGCTCGATATCATTGTCAAGAGAAGCGCTGCTTACTCGATTCTTACAGCTATGATTGCTGTTGGATATGTTGCCTCTACGTTTATAACGCAGACAATGTTTCAGAATCTGACGGGCTATAAATCCTTAGCTCCGGTTGCTCTAATGGCTTTAGCGGTTGCGCTAACTTTTGAGCCTGTGCAGCGCAATGTTCAACGCTACTTAGACACAGTTTTCTTCAAAACGCATTATGAATACCAAGACGCAATTAGCGGGTTTTCAAAGATGGTAGTAAAGATTCTTGACCTTGACGAGCTACTTCACAAAACCGCTGCAACGATTAAAGATACGCTGAAACTGTCTTACGTAGAAGTCTTCTTGCATGACTCGGAACGAAGAGAGTTCTCCATTGCGGCTTTTGCGGGAAAGGACGAGAGTTTTATTGGCGAGACGAGATATGGGGAAGACAACAATCTCGCGGCCAAGCTAAGGAGTAACGGAAATCGTGTCATTATGGGCGTCGACAAGCCTGTCAATGTCTACATATCATTGTTCGTGAAAAACGAGCTGATTGGATTCCTTGTTTTGGGGGAGAAGCTTTCGGGCGATGTTTATACGCCAAATGATATCGATCTGCTGTCGACGTTGGCTGACCAGCTCTCGATCGCGGTTGAAAACGCCAGGCTTTATAGGGCTGCGGTTACAGACAAAGTCTCCCGGTTATTCAGCGGGACGTATTTCTACGACAGGCTGGAGGAAGAACTGGCGAGAAGCAAGGAGCATAAGACATCTCTGGGTGTCCTCATGCTGGATATTGACGGTTTTACTTTGATAAACGACAGAGAAGGCTCGGCGGTCGCGGATTATATTATCTCAGCGATCGGTGCGGAGATAGAAAACGAAATACGACCTTATGATATCGCCGCGCGGGTGGGCGACGACGAGTTCGCGATAATGTTGCCCGGGGTCCAGCGCGATGAGATACATTTCTGGGAAAGCAAAATGCAGGCCAGCGTGGCCAGGCTTCGGATAAACGGCGAGACGGGATTGGTGACGGTGAGCGCGGGAAGCGCGTTTACGGAAAACGGCCTCAAGCCGTCAAGGCGGCTACTGAACGAAGCCAAACGGGATTTAATACAGACGAAAAGCCGCCGAAACGCTAGCGGCCTTTATTCTTGA
- a CDS encoding HD domain-containing phosphohydrolase translates to MIYAIPPLVASLGNLFLGGLVLGKKPNSRMHQIFALFSLCVAIWSFGFFMVYVNTDNKQAALLWNKFYSVGMVMIPVVYLHFVLILTDTKNKLLWTLCRFFYVASVSIVLTVPTHLFNKDLTLLYWGYSPIRGISGMIYDVLYPIIITIGAAQLFRGLKTSFGHRRAQIKFGILASAIGFGLGLTNFLPLYGVRMYPIGHIGNFVANCLIAYSIMKFSFLDMNVIIRKSAVYTVLTGMVAAAYIGVVFFTQAFLQGLTGYKSAYPVIIVALIIAITFEPTRRNVQKFVDKVFFRKNYEYQKVIKTTSEKFRTLINPIEITSYLLQAITDTLQPKNAWIMSYDRQSDKYLIVAARGIPAELQVTMALDRHERLVEHIEHHNRPVWFDDKDEQILRRKVDRGSRRELEGLGLNMICPVQGKSGLLAILFLGDKKSGAVFTDNDAELLETLCSQAAFSIENSKLYDDLQASYLNTVRSLVAALEAKDEYTKGHSERVANYAKSIAVEMGLSDKECQLLYEVSLLHDVGKIGVSEQVLNKKSKLSRSEFLHVQSHTIMGEKILSSVESIKDGLSAVRHHHERLNGDGYPDGLSESNIPLPARILAAADAYDAMITKRPYRKAMTSIEAIDELKAHSCQQFDPQVVRAFISVLVRSQKRGAKPVLTLNNARRRGHLKTA, encoded by the coding sequence ATGATATACGCCATCCCTCCTTTAGTGGCCAGCCTTGGCAATTTGTTCCTTGGCGGACTTGTGCTAGGCAAAAAACCAAACAGTAGAATGCACCAGATATTTGCGCTATTTAGTCTTTGCGTGGCTATTTGGAGCTTTGGCTTCTTTATGGTTTACGTAAATACTGACAATAAACAAGCAGCGTTATTGTGGAATAAATTCTATAGCGTTGGCATGGTAATGATTCCCGTCGTCTATCTCCATTTCGTTCTAATCTTGACAGATACCAAGAACAAGCTCCTATGGACGCTCTGCAGATTCTTCTATGTTGCTAGTGTTTCCATAGTATTGACAGTACCAACTCATCTATTCAACAAAGATCTTACGCTTCTTTATTGGGGCTACTCCCCGATTAGAGGCATATCAGGAATGATTTATGATGTCCTCTATCCAATAATCATTACAATTGGAGCCGCACAGTTATTTAGGGGGCTTAAGACTAGTTTTGGACATCGGCGGGCGCAGATTAAATTTGGGATTCTAGCCTCAGCCATTGGCTTTGGATTGGGGCTAACTAATTTTCTACCACTGTATGGTGTAAGAATGTATCCGATTGGGCATATTGGTAATTTTGTGGCCAATTGCCTAATCGCATATAGTATCATGAAGTTTTCTTTCTTAGACATGAACGTAATCATCAGGAAAAGTGCTGTATATACAGTTCTAACTGGCATGGTTGCCGCGGCCTACATAGGCGTCGTTTTCTTTACACAAGCATTTTTGCAGGGATTGACTGGGTATAAGTCAGCTTACCCTGTGATTATAGTTGCCCTAATAATCGCGATAACTTTTGAACCAACTCGTCGAAATGTTCAAAAGTTTGTTGACAAGGTCTTTTTCCGAAAGAACTATGAATACCAAAAAGTAATCAAGACAACCAGCGAGAAATTCCGCACATTGATAAATCCAATAGAGATCACATCGTATCTTTTACAGGCGATTACGGACACCTTACAACCCAAGAATGCTTGGATCATGAGCTACGATCGGCAGAGCGACAAGTACCTAATTGTCGCAGCACGAGGAATACCGGCGGAGCTGCAAGTTACGATGGCTCTAGATCGTCATGAACGGCTTGTGGAGCATATAGAACATCACAATAGGCCGGTCTGGTTTGACGACAAAGATGAACAAATATTAAGAAGAAAGGTTGATCGCGGATCTCGTCGCGAACTTGAAGGCCTCGGATTAAACATGATTTGCCCCGTACAAGGCAAGAGTGGTCTATTGGCAATCCTTTTTCTTGGAGATAAAAAATCTGGCGCGGTGTTTACAGACAACGATGCCGAATTGCTTGAGACTTTATGTAGCCAGGCTGCGTTTAGTATTGAGAACTCGAAACTATATGATGATTTGCAGGCAAGTTATCTAAACACCGTAAGGTCACTCGTGGCTGCGCTGGAAGCGAAAGACGAGTATACAAAAGGACATTCTGAGCGTGTCGCGAATTATGCCAAGTCAATCGCCGTGGAGATGGGCTTGTCGGACAAGGAATGTCAACTACTGTACGAAGTATCACTTCTTCACGACGTCGGTAAGATCGGAGTCAGCGAGCAGGTCTTAAATAAAAAGTCTAAACTTTCAAGGTCAGAGTTCCTTCACGTCCAATCCCACACAATAATGGGTGAGAAAATCTTAAGCTCTGTTGAATCGATAAAGGATGGCTTGTCGGCGGTTAGACACCATCATGAACGTTTAAATGGGGATGGATATCCGGATGGGCTTTCTGAGTCAAATATCCCGCTTCCCGCGAGAATACTTGCCGCAGCGGATGCTTATGATGCTATGATCACAAAGCGGCCATATCGAAAGGCAATGACTTCGATAGAAGCAATCGACGAGCTAAAAGCCCATTCTTGTCAGCAATTTGACCCGCAAGTCGTTAGAGCATTTATTTCAGTGCTAGTTAGATCGCAAAAACGTGGCGCGAAACCTGTTCTCACCTTGAACAACGCGCGCCGCCGCGGACACCTGAAAACAGCATAG
- a CDS encoding helix-turn-helix transcriptional regulator, translated as MRVKKEDCGDKTLAEKLTLLFETRLSPDLDPFTLLEVAEGTNGSISPTYLMNLRDGKFSNPSMSKIKALSKFFGVPITYFYDEEGADKLRDDLRNDFYKSLNALSDEDVRRRIAETTTPRAQSIVINIVKNKGR; from the coding sequence ATGAGAGTAAAGAAAGAAGACTGCGGCGACAAAACCCTCGCCGAAAAGCTGACGCTCCTGTTCGAGACGCGTCTATCACCCGATCTGGATCCTTTCACTTTGCTTGAAGTAGCCGAAGGCACCAACGGTTCAATCTCCCCGACATATTTAATGAATCTCCGCGACGGCAAGTTCAGTAATCCGAGCATGAGCAAAATCAAAGCGCTCTCCAAGTTTTTCGGGGTCCCGATTACCTATTTTTACGACGAAGAAGGTGCCGACAAGCTGCGCGACGACCTCAGGAACGACTTCTACAAATCGCTGAACGCTCTATCAGACGAGGATGTCCGCCGGCGCATTGCCGAAACAACAACGCCCCGAGCGCAGTCCATCGTGATTAACATCGTCAAGAATAAAGGCCGCTAG
- the rsfS gene encoding ribosome silencing factor, giving the protein MRETSSDKRTLDAVKVAVAAAEDKQAENIQVLDMRETFPITDYFIVMSGSNTRKLRAIAGNVEAELGKIGLKPYMREGTPDSAWILLDYIDFVLHIFRTEEREFYQIERLWKDAPVVKLTGEA; this is encoded by the coding sequence TTGCGGGAAACCTCATCCGATAAAAGGACGTTGGACGCCGTTAAGGTGGCTGTGGCCGCGGCGGAGGACAAGCAAGCTGAGAATATTCAGGTTCTGGACATGAGAGAAACATTCCCCATCACCGACTATTTTATTGTCATGAGCGGCTCCAATACCCGGAAGCTCCGGGCTATCGCCGGGAACGTGGAAGCGGAGCTCGGCAAGATCGGGTTGAAACCTTACATGCGCGAGGGAACACCGGACAGCGCCTGGATACTTCTGGATTACATCGACTTTGTCTTACATATTTTCCGGACGGAGGAGCGGGAGTTCTATCAGATCGAGCGCCTGTGGAAAGACGCACCAGTGGTCAAATTGACGGGTGAAGCATGA
- a CDS encoding helix-hairpin-helix domain-containing protein — protein sequence MELNQPDLVARIIEFISFRFDQEVDRWQVIAALCVALLVIMYSSYNLFRAWSARGVQVIATTANEKNNGTGGGNDTGGGKSGSAKKSQWLFVYLCGAVQKPGVYRVGAGTRLNAAIALAGGLAAEGNGNAVNMARLVVDGERIYIPKVGEKLSTTTSIEGLGSSEGSGSGSGGGSGSDSGAGQKDDSGRININTANAAALDTIPGIGPTLAGRIIDHRQKRNGFTDINQLGEVEGIGPKTFAKIKPYIYVE from the coding sequence ATGGAGTTGAATCAGCCGGACCTCGTCGCCCGCATTATCGAGTTTATTTCCTTCCGTTTTGACCAAGAAGTAGATCGTTGGCAAGTGATCGCCGCGTTATGCGTGGCTTTGTTGGTCATTATGTATTCAAGCTACAACCTCTTCCGCGCCTGGTCCGCTCGCGGCGTTCAAGTCATCGCGACAACCGCAAACGAGAAAAATAACGGCACCGGCGGCGGCAATGATACTGGCGGCGGCAAGAGCGGCTCCGCCAAGAAAAGCCAATGGCTTTTCGTATACCTGTGCGGGGCGGTCCAAAAGCCTGGCGTCTACCGGGTCGGAGCCGGCACACGCTTAAATGCCGCAATCGCATTGGCCGGCGGCTTAGCCGCCGAAGGCAACGGAAACGCCGTCAACATGGCCCGCCTGGTCGTGGACGGCGAGCGGATATACATCCCGAAAGTAGGCGAGAAACTCTCAACAACCACCTCAATTGAAGGTTTAGGTTCCAGCGAAGGCTCAGGCAGCGGCTCCGGCGGAGGCTCAGGTTCCGACAGCGGCGCCGGACAAAAGGATGACAGCGGGCGGATTAACATAAACACAGCGAACGCCGCCGCACTGGACACCATTCCCGGAATCGGACCGACTCTCGCAGGCCGCATTATCGACCACCGCCAAAAACGCAACGGTTTCACTGATATAAATCAATTAGGAGAAGTTGAGGGCATCGGCCCGAAAACCTTCGCCAAAATCAAACCCTACATCTATGTCGAATAA
- a CDS encoding diguanylate cyclase, with the protein MSEVARAISGDFDLDNLLDRILAFAIQVISQAQIGEILLIEEAKRDRLAVRGTYGFTKDMKGNEHFMGEGYTGWVAQEKKPLIAHDVPNDYSRGKFVSRFTPLKMEMNIQSSIAVPVMIRDKIYGVIILHSTSETHAFDHEDLRLLTVISDQVAIAIENNKLYNETQASLIEHQALYSIGLMLTRTEDMSGTLDLIVDSAVKITGAPAGSLALYDRDKREFYLASSKGFSPAFATLPRWRLREGGLTSKILKEETPLVISDISDTIDDVSSILIKEGIKSLVALPLRLENRVVGILYVDDFEPHDYTKRELSALVLLANQATIALLKAQALEQTMELAITDGLTKLFNHRYFQERLDQEVRRSRRYKHKLSMIMGDLDFFKTYNDQFGHPRGDTALKTVANVMRGMTRETDIIARYGGEEFVIILPETVKDEAINLANRICSAIEEEEFFGEEAMPNGKFTISLGVASMPEDAGNKQALIDAADKALYMAKKQGRNQVAIAKKLGKPVRNVAKKAG; encoded by the coding sequence TTGTCGGAAGTTGCGCGCGCGATTTCCGGCGATTTCGATTTGGATAACCTACTGGACAGGATTCTGGCTTTTGCCATCCAGGTCATCAGCCAAGCGCAAATCGGGGAGATTTTGCTGATCGAGGAGGCGAAGCGAGATCGTCTGGCCGTTCGCGGCACCTACGGATTCACCAAGGACATGAAAGGCAACGAGCATTTCATGGGCGAGGGTTATACCGGCTGGGTGGCACAAGAGAAGAAGCCGTTGATTGCCCACGATGTCCCAAACGACTATAGCCGGGGCAAATTCGTCAGCCGGTTCACGCCGCTCAAGATGGAAATGAATATCCAATCATCAATAGCTGTTCCGGTTATGATTCGAGATAAAATATACGGCGTAATCATTCTTCACTCGACCAGCGAAACCCACGCTTTCGACCACGAGGATCTACGGCTTCTTACCGTTATTAGCGACCAGGTCGCCATCGCCATTGAGAACAACAAGCTGTATAACGAGACGCAGGCTTCATTGATAGAGCACCAGGCCCTCTACTCCATCGGATTGATGCTCACGCGGACAGAGGATATGTCGGGAACGCTCGATTTGATTGTTGACAGCGCTGTTAAGATTACGGGCGCGCCCGCGGGCAGCCTGGCTTTATATGACCGAGACAAAAGGGAATTCTATTTGGCGTCCTCGAAGGGTTTCTCGCCGGCTTTTGCGACTCTGCCGCGCTGGAGGTTACGAGAAGGCGGTCTGACAAGTAAGATTCTTAAAGAGGAAACGCCGTTGGTTATATCGGATATATCGGACACGATCGACGACGTGAGCTCGATTCTCATCAAAGAAGGCATTAAGTCTCTGGTCGCTTTGCCGCTGAGGCTGGAGAACCGAGTCGTCGGAATTCTCTATGTTGACGATTTTGAGCCTCACGATTACACAAAGCGCGAGCTGTCAGCCCTGGTCCTTCTGGCCAACCAGGCGACGATCGCTCTTTTAAAGGCCCAAGCGCTTGAACAAACGATGGAGCTGGCCATCACCGATGGATTAACCAAGCTCTTTAACCACCGGTATTTCCAGGAGAGACTGGATCAAGAGGTCCGGCGAAGCCGCCGCTATAAACACAAGCTCTCTATGATTATGGGTGATTTGGATTTCTTCAAAACCTACAATGACCAATTTGGCCACCCCAGAGGCGACACGGCGCTTAAGACCGTCGCCAATGTCATGCGTGGCATGACGCGGGAGACCGACATCATAGCCAGGTACGGCGGGGAAGAATTCGTAATTATTCTGCCCGAAACCGTCAAGGACGAGGCGATCAATCTGGCCAACCGGATCTGCAGCGCCATTGAGGAGGAGGAGTTTTTCGGCGAGGAAGCCATGCCGAACGGCAAGTTTACCATCAGCCTCGGCGTTGCCTCAATGCCTGAAGACGCCGGCAACAAGCAAGCGTTAATCGACGCAGCTGACAAGGCACTTTATATGGCCAAGAAACAAGGCCGCAATCAAGTAGCCATAGCGAAGAAATTAGGGAAGCCGGTCAGGAATGTCGCCAAAAAAGCTGGTTGA
- a CDS encoding diguanylate cyclase translates to MTVFGILIAIVFEPLRSVIQKFVDKRFFKTHYDYREAIKEFSRMVVMILDLDQLLQKTAETIRQTLQLDQVVVFLKNADTNVFEVAAFTGGDESIIANWSFKEESGLVQRLAAAKQSVILDRDQGVAQAVMSLTIDNKIRGFLVLGEKLSGDVYTPNDIDLLSTLADQLSIAVENARLYRAAVTDKVSRLFSGTYFYDRLEEELARSKEHKTSLGVLMLDIDGFTLINDREGSAVADYIISAIGAEIENEIRPYDIAARVGDDEFAIMLPGVQRDEIHFWESKMQASVARLRINGETGLVTVSAGSAFTENGLKPSRRLLNEAKRDLIQTKSRRNASGLYS, encoded by the coding sequence ATGACTGTGTTCGGCATTCTAATTGCCATTGTATTTGAGCCTTTGCGGAGTGTGATCCAGAAGTTTGTCGACAAGAGGTTTTTCAAGACGCATTATGATTACCGGGAGGCAATCAAAGAGTTCTCCCGCATGGTCGTGATGATACTGGACCTTGACCAGCTTCTGCAAAAGACCGCTGAGACAATCAGGCAGACTCTTCAGCTTGATCAAGTCGTCGTGTTTTTAAAGAATGCCGACACAAATGTCTTTGAAGTCGCTGCTTTTACTGGCGGTGATGAATCGATTATCGCGAACTGGTCTTTTAAAGAGGAAAGCGGCCTGGTGCAGCGGCTGGCCGCGGCGAAACAAAGCGTTATCCTGGACCGAGATCAAGGCGTCGCCCAGGCTGTTATGTCATTGACAATAGACAATAAGATTCGCGGGTTCCTTGTTTTGGGGGAGAAGCTTTCGGGCGATGTTTATACGCCAAATGATATCGATCTGCTGTCGACGTTGGCTGACCAGCTCTCGATCGCGGTTGAAAACGCCAGGCTTTATAGGGCTGCGGTTACAGACAAAGTCTCCCGGTTATTCAGCGGGACGTATTTCTACGACAGGCTGGAGGAAGAACTGGCGAGAAGCAAGGAGCATAAGACATCTCTGGGTGTCCTCATGCTGGATATTGACGGTTTTACTTTGATAAACGACAGAGAAGGCTCGGCGGTCGCGGATTATATTATCTCAGCGATCGGTGCGGAGATAGAAAACGAAATACGACCTTATGATATCGCCGCGCGGGTGGGCGACGACGAGTTCGCGATAATGTTGCCCGGGGTCCAGCGCGATGAGATACATTTCTGGGAAAGCAAAATGCAGGCCAGCGTGGCCAGGCTTCGGATAAACGGCGAGACGGGATTGGTGACGGTGAGCGCGGGAAGCGCGTTTACGGAAAACGGCCTCAAGCCGTCAAGGCGGCTACTGAACGAAGCCAAACGGGATTTAATACAGACGAAAAGCCGCCGAAACGCTAGCGGCCTTTATTCTTGA